AAGCACAATTGGAACAAGCTAAAGCACAAGAGAAACAAGCACAAAGTTCTTTTGAAAGAGTAAAGTCTTTACAAGGTTCTAAAGCCATCTCTCAAGAGGAGTTTGACGGCAGAGAACAAGCTTTATATGCAGCATCGGCACAAGTAGAAGCTGCCAGAGCTAATGTAAGCAATGCGGAGCTTAATCTGCAATTTACTGTAGTAAGGGCACCAATCTCTGGAAAAGTGAGTGAAGATTATGTGAATGCTGGTAACTTAATTAGCGGTGGAACCGATCAGGCAACATTGCTCACAACGATTGTATCGCTAGACCCAATTTATTTTTACTTCGAAGGTAGCGAGTCTGCATTTAACAAATATTCTAGTTATAACGAGGGAAACATAGAAGGCTCAAGAGTAACCATACAGCTTTTGGGCGAAGAGGGATTTACTCACGAAGGCAAACTGGATTTTACAGACAACGAGGTGGATTTGGGTACAGGAACGATACAGGCAAGAGCTATCTTACAGAACTCAGATTATTCGATTGAGTCAGGGATGTTTGGTAGTGCAAAGCTTGCTGGCACAGGTGAACATGAAGCTATTCTGATACCAGATGCGGTTATTGGAACAGATCAATCTCAAAAAATCGTGTTCGTTTTAGCCGATAGTAACAAAGTGCAAGCAAAGCCAGTACAACTCGGTCCATTGTATAATAAAGACCTGAGGATTGTAAGAAGTGGCCTAAGTACTGATGATCAGATTATCACCGGAAACATCTTGAAAATCAGACCTGGGATGACAGTAGCTCCTGAATCTAGAGAGATTGTAGGACTTACAAAGAACTAAAAATATACAATAACAAGCCGTGAAAAACACAGGTTAGAGATTCTCTTAACCCTGGGAATCTCTTGCCTAAATCTAAAAGAAATAGCATGAAATTTAGTCATACTTTTATCGATCGGCCTATACTGGCATCGGTAATATCTATCTTAATTATTATAATAGGAACACTGGCCTACTTTTCTTTGCCAGTATCTCAATACCCGGAAGTGGCTCCACCAACCATTGTTGTTACAGCGAACTATCCCGGCGCAAGTGCAGAAACAATTTCCAAAACGGTGGCAACTCCACTTGAACAGGAAATCAACGGTGTAGAAGACATGTTGTACATGCTTTCTCAATCTACAGCAGATGGCGTAATGACCCTCACAGTTACCTTCGAATTAGGTACAGACTTAGATGAAGCGCAGGTACTTGTTCAAAACAGGGTGGCAATTGCAGAGCCACGTTTACCAGAGCAAGTGCGAAGAATGGGTGTAACAACCCGTAAAAATTCACCAGACTTAATGTTGGTAATCAACATGTATTCACCGGATGATACTTACGACCAAATTTACATCGCAAACTATGCTACTTTACAAGTAAAAGATGTAATCTCAAGAATTAAAGGTGTTGGTAATATGGGCATGTTTGGTGCCAGCGAATACTCTATGCGTATTTGGTTAAATCCTGATGTAATTGCTTCCATGGATTTGTCTGCAGGGGAAATACTTTCGGCTTTAAGGAATCAGAATATTCAAATTGCCAGTGGTAACTTAAACCAACCTCCTACTGGAAACCAACATGCTTTTGAGTTAAGTGTGCAAACTAAAGGACGATTACAAGAGATTGAAGAGTTTGAAAACATCATTGTAAAATCTGGAAAAGACGGAAGAATTGTAAGAGTAAAAGATGTTGGTAGAGTAGAATTAGGAGCTGCTAGCTATGCAACCAGAGGTTACCTTGGAGATAAAAAAGCAGTGGCACTGCCAGTATTCCAACGCCCGGGTACCAATGCTGTAGAAACAGCAGATCAGATTAAAGCTACTATGGAAGAGCTTTCTAAAAGCTTTCCTTCAGGATTAGAATATGACATTGCTTATAATCCTACTAGCTTTATTCAAGAATCTATTGATGAGGTGGGACACACAATTTTTGAAGCGGTAATACTCGTAATCGTGGTAATATTACTATTCCTACAAACTTGGAGAGCGACTATTATTCCAATATTAGCAATACCTGTTTCATTAATAGGAACATTTGCAGTAATGTCTGCACTTGGTTTCTCTTTGAATAACCTCACACTATTTGGTTTGGTACTGGCAATTGGTATTGTTGTGGATGATGCAATTGTGGTAGTAGAAAATATGGAACTCAACCTAAGTAATGGCATGAGTGTAAGAGAGGCAGCTAGAAAAACTATGAGTGAAGTAGGTGGCGCCGTATTGGCAATTGGTTTGGTTTTGATCGCGGTATTTATCCCTACAACTTTCTTAGAAGGAATATCAGGACAGTTTTACAGACAATTTGGAGTAACTATTTCTGTAGCCACCATGATCTCAGTATTTGTATCGCTAACTTTAAGCCCGGCAATGTCTGCTTTACTTTTAAAAGCACACAAGAAGGAAGATGATCATTCCAAAAAATCTAAATCTAGAAATCCATTTACAATATTTCTTAAATGGTTTGATCGATTTATGGAAAACCTTTCGAGTGGATATGGAAAACTAGTAAACAAACTGATTAAATACAGTGCAGCAGTTGGTGTAGTTTATTTGGTTTTAATGGTAGTTACAGTTATTGAATTCAATAGAATACCAACTGGTTTTATCCCAGCCCAAGATCAAGGTTATTTTATAGTTGCTTTACAGTTACCTCCGGGTTCATCGCTTTCAAGAACTGATGAAACTATTCAGAAAGCCATAGACAAATTGTTACATACTGAAGGAGTTGTAAATGCGATTGCTTTTGCAGGATTCGATGGGGCAAGTTTCACCAATGCATCCAATGCGGCAACCATCTTTACCATGATGGCAGACTTTGACAAGCGTGAAGAAATGGGACTCTCCTATCAGGATATTCTCAATAATATGAGACAAAGCATGGCATCGATAGAAGAAGCTTATGTAGTTGTAATTCCACCACCACCAGTCCGTGGTATTGGTAATGCAGGTGGTTTTAGAATGATGGTGCAAGACAGACAAGGTCGCGGTGTAGAAGCTTTAAAAGATGCTACAACAGAATTAGCAGTTGCAGCAAACCAAGACCCTGCTTTGGCAAATGTTTTCTCATTTTTTAACACCGGAACACCACAATTATATTTCGATTTCGATAGAGTTCGTGCAGAGAAATTAGGTGTACCAGTAAACGAGGTTTTTAATGCGCTTGAAATATATCTGGGTTCAGCTTTCGTGAACGACTTTAACTATCTAGGAAGAACATTTAGAGTTACAGCGCAAGCGGATGCACCTTTCAGATTAACACCTGATGACATTTTGAGACTAAAAGTGAGA
This window of the Chondrinema litorale genome carries:
- a CDS encoding efflux RND transporter permease subunit, whose product is MKFSHTFIDRPILASVISILIIIIGTLAYFSLPVSQYPEVAPPTIVVTANYPGASAETISKTVATPLEQEINGVEDMLYMLSQSTADGVMTLTVTFELGTDLDEAQVLVQNRVAIAEPRLPEQVRRMGVTTRKNSPDLMLVINMYSPDDTYDQIYIANYATLQVKDVISRIKGVGNMGMFGASEYSMRIWLNPDVIASMDLSAGEILSALRNQNIQIASGNLNQPPTGNQHAFELSVQTKGRLQEIEEFENIIVKSGKDGRIVRVKDVGRVELGAASYATRGYLGDKKAVALPVFQRPGTNAVETADQIKATMEELSKSFPSGLEYDIAYNPTSFIQESIDEVGHTIFEAVILVIVVILLFLQTWRATIIPILAIPVSLIGTFAVMSALGFSLNNLTLFGLVLAIGIVVDDAIVVVENMELNLSNGMSVREAARKTMSEVGGAVLAIGLVLIAVFIPTTFLEGISGQFYRQFGVTISVATMISVFVSLTLSPAMSALLLKAHKKEDDHSKKSKSRNPFTIFLKWFDRFMENLSSGYGKLVNKLIKYSAAVGVVYLVLMVVTVIEFNRIPTGFIPAQDQGYFIVALQLPPGSSLSRTDETIQKAIDKLLHTEGVVNAIAFAGFDGASFTNASNAATIFTMMADFDKREEMGLSYQDILNNMRQSMASIEEAYVVVIPPPPVRGIGNAGGFRMMVQDRQGRGVEALKDATTELAVAANQDPALANVFSFFNTGTPQLYFDFDRVRAEKLGVPVNEVFNALEIYLGSAFVNDFNYLGRTFRVTAQADAPFRLTPDDILRLKVRNNNGEMVPMGSLGIFKNIAGPSRMPRYNLYPASELVGDVVKGKSSGDAISAMEKLADKVLPEGISYEWTEIAYQQKKMGNTAVIAFSLAVLFVFLLLSAQYESWLLPLAVILIVPMCLLSAMIGVDISGKDNNILTQIGLVVLVGLASKNAILIVEFARQLEDQGRALVEAATEAAKLRLRPILMTSFAFILGVVPLVTATGAGSEMRQALGVAVFSGMLGVTVFGLLFTPVFYVLCRKLATVSKFKKAKKEHLVEA
- a CDS encoding efflux RND transporter periplasmic adaptor subunit encodes the protein MEISKQGSLLKNPINILLMLSGLVMIGCSSANSPDSAPASYLSVPVAHPVKMNITEWDEYSGRFRAMKRVEVRARVSGFIDAVKFKDGDMVKKGDVLFIIDQRPFNIALQQAKAQLEQAKAQEKQAQSSFERVKSLQGSKAISQEEFDGREQALYAASAQVEAARANVSNAELNLQFTVVRAPISGKVSEDYVNAGNLISGGTDQATLLTTIVSLDPIYFYFEGSESAFNKYSSYNEGNIEGSRVTIQLLGEEGFTHEGKLDFTDNEVDLGTGTIQARAILQNSDYSIESGMFGSAKLAGTGEHEAILIPDAVIGTDQSQKIVFVLADSNKVQAKPVQLGPLYNKDLRIVRSGLSTDDQIITGNILKIRPGMTVAPESREIVGLTKN